The genomic DNA AAAATAATAATTCTTTTCGTTCATTTGTAATTGTGCTCTTTTTTAAGGAATCAGTAAAAAACTTTATAGTGTCTAAGGTTTTTGTAGAAATCATGATACAAGGTTTCTTTTAAAGGGGGAATAATTCAGTTTATATTGAAGCAAAAATAAAATAAACAGCAAATATTTAATTTAAAAAAAAGTTAAGAATGGGTTTAGAAATAGGAAATAAAGTTGCCGCAATAGATGATGTTGTAAAGGGAGTTGTAGTAGCAGTGGAAAAAGATGTTATTTCTGTGGAATCTAATGATGGGATGGTGTATAAATTTTATAAGGCTGAATTGGTGAAAATAGAAATAGAGCAATATGAGTTAACGAAGTATTCTGATATAAATAATAAGTTGCTAAAGGAAAAGGTAGGTGAAAAGAAAAATAAAAAGGTGCTATTTGCCAAAAGAAAACAGGAAATTATAATGGAAGTAGATTTACACATAAGTAAATTGGTTAAGTCTTCAAAAGGAATGGGTAATTATGATATGCTATCCATACAATTAGAAGAGGCTCGAAGAAAAATAGAATACTGTATAAGAAAAAGAATTTCAAAGGTGATATTTATACATGGAGTAGGAGAAGGAGTATTAAAATCGGAATTACAGTATCTCTTTAACAAGTACCCTGTGGAATATTACGATGCGGCTTATCATAAATATGGATTAGGAGCTACTGAGGTTTATATATATCAAAATTCGAATGAATTGTAATTTACAAAAAAGGATGAAAAAAATTTATTTAGATAACGCGGCAACTACACCGATAGCAGAGGAGGTGATAACAG from Tenacibaculum maritimum NCIMB 2154 includes the following:
- a CDS encoding Smr/MutS family protein → MGLEIGNKVAAIDDVVKGVVVAVEKDVISVESNDGMVYKFYKAELVKIEIEQYELTKYSDINNKLLKEKVGEKKNKKVLFAKRKQEIIMEVDLHISKLVKSSKGMGNYDMLSIQLEEARRKIEYCIRKRISKVIFIHGVGEGVLKSELQYLFNKYPVEYYDAAYHKYGLGATEVYIYQNSNEL